Proteins encoded in a region of the Methylobacterium radiotolerans JCM 2831 genome:
- a CDS encoding MFS transporter, whose translation MFRWYRDVGPAERRTFWACLGGWSLDALDVQMFSLAIPALVASFGLSRSEAGLIGAVTLVAAALGGWLGGLAADRIGRVRALQITVLWFAVATFLAAFAQSFAQLLTLKALQGIGFGAEWAAGAALMAEAIGPEHRGRALGAVQGGWALGWGAAVLLATAAFSVLDQETAWRALFACGLAPALLLLYLRRSVSEPARPVGRPARPPAGSLAIFAPGLRRVTVLATLLGLGAHGGFHALFTWLPTYLSVERGASVLGTGLYLAIIIAAFGLGCLVAGGLVDRLGRRRTVALYAAGCMALVVLYLLLPVGGTGLLLLGAPLGFCTAGIPASLAALFSELFPDGLRGTGMGFCYNAGRLASGLLPLGVGLLSEILGLGRAIGLSALGAYGLVLLAVALLPDRQSGGALIPQTVR comes from the coding sequence GTGTTCCGCTGGTACCGCGACGTCGGTCCGGCCGAGCGTCGCACCTTCTGGGCCTGTCTGGGCGGGTGGTCGCTCGACGCCCTGGACGTGCAGATGTTCAGCCTCGCCATCCCCGCGCTGGTCGCGAGCTTCGGGCTCAGCCGCTCGGAGGCCGGCCTGATCGGCGCGGTCACGCTCGTCGCGGCGGCGCTCGGCGGCTGGCTCGGCGGCCTCGCGGCGGACCGGATCGGCCGCGTCCGGGCCCTCCAGATCACGGTGCTGTGGTTCGCGGTCGCGACCTTCCTGGCGGCCTTCGCGCAGAGCTTCGCCCAGCTGCTGACCCTGAAGGCGCTGCAGGGGATCGGCTTCGGCGCCGAGTGGGCGGCCGGCGCCGCGCTGATGGCGGAGGCGATCGGGCCCGAGCACCGCGGCCGGGCGCTGGGCGCTGTGCAGGGGGGCTGGGCCCTCGGCTGGGGGGCGGCCGTGCTCCTGGCCACCGCGGCCTTCTCGGTGCTGGATCAGGAGACCGCCTGGCGGGCCCTGTTCGCCTGCGGCCTCGCGCCCGCGCTCCTCCTGCTCTACCTCCGCCGCTCGGTCTCGGAGCCGGCGCGGCCGGTCGGAAGGCCGGCCCGGCCGCCGGCCGGATCGCTCGCGATCTTCGCGCCCGGCCTGCGCCGGGTCACGGTGCTCGCGACGCTGCTCGGCCTGGGCGCCCACGGGGGCTTCCACGCCCTGTTCACGTGGCTGCCCACCTACCTGAGCGTCGAGCGCGGCGCCTCGGTCCTCGGCACCGGGCTCTACCTCGCGATCATCATCGCGGCCTTCGGCCTCGGCTGCCTCGTCGCCGGCGGGCTCGTGGACCGGCTCGGGCGGCGCCGGACGGTGGCGCTCTACGCGGCCGGCTGCATGGCGCTGGTCGTCCTCTACCTGCTGCTGCCGGTCGGCGGCACGGGCCTGCTCCTCCTCGGGGCCCCCCTCGGCTTCTGCACCGCCGGCATCCCCGCGAGCCTCGCGGCCCTGTTCAGCGAGCTCTTCCCGGACGGCCTGCGCGGGACCGGGATGGGCTTCTGCTACAACGCCGGCCGCCTCGCCTCCGGCCTGCTGCCCCTCGGCGTCGGCCTGCTCAGCGAGATCCTCGGGCTCGGCCGGGCGATCGGCCTGTCGGCCCTCGGTGCCTACGGGCTCGTCCTCCTCGCCGTCGCGCTCCTGCCGGATCGGCAGTCCGGCGGCGCGCTGATCCCCCAGACCGTGAGATGA
- a CDS encoding acyl-CoA dehydrogenase: MTVAVPPPDIVSSLAGRLAARAADHDRAGTFPHDSLAALREAGLLALTVPRRLGGGGAGLARAAALVRALGAADPATALVVAMQYLQHGLIHRPDTPWPRALADAVGAAAVARGALINALRVESELGTPARGGLPATVARRDGAGWRISGHKIYATGAPGLAYGLVFVRTDEAEPRTGNVLVPFDAPGIRIAETWDHLGLRASGSHDVHFTDVPIPGDHAVDLRPPGGWSGPDPWQQAWSCTLLAALYDGVARAAQDWFTGFLRARRPGSLGAPLASLPRFHEAVGENERLLAVNARLVAALAAEVDAGHPPPPRESGFVKLTATENAVAAVQRAAELCGNAALSRANPLERHLRDVLCARIHWPQGDAVRAAAGRAALGA; this comes from the coding sequence ATGACCGTCGCCGTCCCGCCCCCCGACATCGTCAGCAGCCTCGCCGGGCGGCTCGCCGCCCGCGCGGCCGACCACGACCGCGCGGGGACCTTCCCGCACGACTCCCTCGCGGCGCTCCGGGAGGCCGGGCTCCTGGCTCTCACCGTGCCGCGGCGTCTCGGCGGCGGCGGTGCGGGCCTCGCGCGGGCCGCCGCTCTGGTGCGGGCGCTCGGCGCCGCCGACCCGGCGACCGCCCTGGTCGTGGCGATGCAGTATCTCCAGCACGGGCTGATCCACCGGCCGGATACCCCGTGGCCGCGCGCGCTCGCCGACGCGGTCGGCGCGGCGGCGGTGGCGCGGGGGGCGCTGATCAACGCCCTGCGGGTCGAGTCCGAACTCGGCACGCCCGCGCGGGGCGGCCTGCCGGCCACGGTCGCCCGCCGCGACGGCGCGGGCTGGCGGATCTCCGGGCACAAGATCTACGCGACCGGCGCGCCGGGGCTCGCCTACGGCCTCGTCTTCGTCCGCACCGACGAGGCGGAGCCGCGCACCGGCAACGTCCTGGTGCCGTTCGACGCGCCGGGCATCCGCATCGCGGAGACCTGGGACCATCTCGGCCTGCGCGCCTCCGGCAGCCACGACGTCCACTTCACGGACGTGCCGATCCCCGGGGACCACGCCGTCGACCTGCGGCCGCCGGGCGGCTGGTCGGGGCCCGATCCCTGGCAGCAGGCCTGGAGCTGCACCCTGCTCGCCGCCCTCTACGACGGCGTGGCCCGGGCGGCGCAGGACTGGTTCACCGGCTTCCTGCGGGCGCGCCGGCCCGGCAGCCTCGGTGCGCCGCTGGCGAGCCTGCCGCGCTTCCACGAGGCGGTCGGCGAGAACGAGCGGCTGCTCGCCGTCAACGCGCGCCTCGTCGCCGCGCTCGCCGCCGAGGTCGACGCGGGACATCCCCCGCCGCCGCGCGAGTCCGGATTCGTGAAGCTCACGGCAACGGAGAACGCTGTCGCGGCGGTCCAGCGCGCCGCGGAGCTGTGCGGCAACGCCGCCCTGTCCCGGGCGAACCCGCTGGAGCGGCACCTGCGCGACGTCCTGTGCGCGCGCATCCACTGGCCGCAAGGGGACGCCGTCCGCGCCGCCGCCGGCAGGGCCGCCCTCGGCGCCTGA
- the katG gene encoding catalase/peroxidase HPI — protein MSETIDKTDTTTFHMEGKCPFGGDRIGGALGNRPTLENWYPHRLRVEVLHQNGLAADPLGPDFDYAAEFAKIDFEALKRDIKQFLTSSVDWWPSDYGNYGPQMIRMAWHSAGTYRIADGRGGAGTGLQRFAPISSWWDNGNTDKSRRLLQPIKHKYGNALSWADLMVLTGNCALEIMGLPTYGFAAGRLDAWEADNATYWGPEVVEMGSVSSFDDMVNRDKRWRGKNGDADYDLENPLAASHQALIYVNPEGPYASGDPLASARDIRITFTRMAMNDEETVALIAGGHAFGKSHGMTPAKEIGPPPEMAPMEAMGLGWHNPKGSGAGKDTMTNGIEGSWTPDPTKWDNAYLENLFRFEWEQTRSPAGALQWTPKDPDAPKTPDAHVAGQMHPLMMMTSDIALKVDPDYRKVCEKFLNDFDAFTQAFSKAWYKLTHRDMGPKHRYLGPEAVIEDGLLWQDPLPERDYALVGEAEIAALKQAIAATGLSVSDLAFTAFSAASTYRDSDKRGGANGGRLALAPQKDWAVNRRAAPVVEALRGVMATFNDGRSDGKKISLADLIVLGGCVAVERAARDAGVETPVPFTPGRVDTTQALTDLEMFEWLKPVVDGFRNYVDDGFGQMTRSVSPEEMFLDKANLLTLTAPEWTVLTGGLRALNANHDGSNRGVLTDRVGVLTTDFFRNLTDVDLVWEKADADGMTFALKDRASGQTKFEATRSDLVFGSNAQLRSIADAYAGSDGQRRFVADFVKAWDKVMMLDRFDVKGHRRYGPMAA, from the coding sequence ATGAGCGAGACGATCGACAAGACGGACACGACGACGTTTCACATGGAAGGCAAATGCCCGTTCGGCGGCGACCGGATCGGCGGCGCCCTCGGCAACCGGCCGACGCTGGAGAACTGGTATCCCCATCGCCTGCGGGTGGAGGTGCTCCACCAGAACGGGCTGGCGGCCGATCCCCTCGGCCCGGATTTCGACTACGCGGCCGAGTTCGCCAAGATCGACTTCGAGGCGCTCAAGCGCGACATCAAGCAGTTCCTGACCTCGTCGGTGGACTGGTGGCCGTCCGACTACGGCAATTACGGCCCGCAGATGATCCGGATGGCCTGGCACTCGGCCGGCACCTACCGGATCGCCGACGGGCGCGGCGGCGCCGGCACCGGCCTGCAGCGCTTCGCCCCGATCTCCAGCTGGTGGGACAACGGCAACACCGACAAGTCGCGGCGCCTCCTGCAGCCGATCAAGCACAAGTACGGCAACGCCCTGTCGTGGGCCGACCTGATGGTGCTCACCGGCAACTGCGCCCTCGAGATCATGGGCCTGCCGACCTACGGCTTCGCCGCCGGCCGCCTCGACGCCTGGGAGGCGGACAACGCCACCTACTGGGGTCCGGAGGTGGTCGAGATGGGCTCGGTCTCGAGCTTCGACGACATGGTGAACCGCGACAAGCGCTGGCGGGGCAAGAACGGCGACGCCGATTACGACCTGGAGAACCCGCTGGCCGCCTCCCACCAGGCGCTGATCTACGTGAACCCGGAGGGCCCCTACGCGAGCGGCGACCCCCTGGCCTCCGCGCGCGACATCCGGATCACCTTCACCCGCATGGCGATGAACGACGAGGAGACGGTGGCGCTGATCGCGGGCGGGCACGCCTTCGGCAAGAGCCACGGCATGACCCCCGCCAAGGAGATCGGTCCGCCCCCCGAGATGGCGCCGATGGAGGCGATGGGCCTCGGCTGGCACAATCCGAAGGGGTCCGGCGCCGGCAAGGACACGATGACCAACGGCATCGAGGGCAGCTGGACGCCCGATCCGACCAAGTGGGACAACGCCTACCTGGAGAACCTCTTCAGGTTCGAGTGGGAGCAGACCAGGAGCCCGGCGGGCGCCCTCCAGTGGACGCCCAAGGATCCCGACGCGCCGAAGACGCCGGACGCCCACGTCGCGGGCCAGATGCACCCGCTGATGATGATGACCTCCGACATCGCCCTGAAGGTCGACCCCGACTACCGCAAGGTCTGCGAGAAGTTCCTCAACGACTTCGACGCCTTCACCCAGGCCTTCTCCAAGGCGTGGTACAAGCTGACCCACCGCGACATGGGTCCGAAGCACCGCTACCTCGGCCCGGAGGCGGTGATCGAGGACGGGCTCCTGTGGCAGGACCCGCTGCCCGAGCGGGACTACGCGCTCGTCGGCGAGGCCGAGATCGCCGCGCTGAAGCAGGCGATCGCCGCGACCGGCCTGTCGGTCTCCGATCTCGCCTTCACGGCCTTCTCGGCGGCCTCGACCTACCGCGACAGCGACAAGCGCGGCGGCGCCAACGGCGGCCGCCTCGCGCTCGCGCCGCAGAAGGACTGGGCCGTCAACCGGCGGGCCGCGCCCGTGGTCGAGGCCCTGCGCGGCGTGATGGCGACTTTCAACGACGGGCGCAGCGACGGGAAGAAGATCTCGCTGGCGGACCTGATCGTGCTGGGCGGCTGCGTCGCCGTGGAGAGGGCGGCCCGCGACGCCGGGGTCGAGACGCCGGTCCCGTTCACGCCGGGCCGGGTGGACACGACGCAGGCGCTCACCGACCTCGAGATGTTCGAGTGGCTGAAGCCGGTGGTGGACGGGTTCCGCAACTACGTCGACGACGGCTTCGGGCAGATGACGCGCAGCGTGTCGCCGGAGGAGATGTTCCTCGACAAGGCCAACCTGCTGACGCTGACGGCCCCGGAATGGACCGTCCTGACCGGCGGCCTGCGCGCGCTCAACGCCAACCACGACGGGTCGAACCGGGGCGTCCTGACCGACCGGGTCGGGGTGCTGACGACCGACTTCTTCCGCAACCTGACCGACGTCGACCTGGTCTGGGAGAAGGCGGACGCGGACGGGATGACCTTCGCGCTCAAGGACCGCGCGAGCGGGCAGACGAAGTTCGAGGCGACCCGCAGCGACCTCGTCTTCGGGTCGAACGCGCAGCTCCGGTCCATCGCCGACGCCTACGCGGGCAGCGACGGCCAGCGCCGCTTCGTGGCGGACTTCGTCAAGGCCTGGGACAAGGTCATGATGCTCGACCGCTTCGACGTGAAGGGTCACCGGCGCTACGGGCCGATGGCGGCCTGA
- a CDS encoding amidohydrolase family protein: protein MNRRRFCRTLLAGGVTLALPARGRAAGPGSAADGVAAVDTHAHVFTRSLTLTGDRRYAPDYDASIADYRAMLDRNGMARGVLIQPSFLGTDNGYMVSALRSAPERLRGIAVLAPEAETAALRDLAGQGVVGLRLNLIGRPDPDFAGPVWRAHLARVADLGWQIEVQAEARRLARLLPPLVEAGVPVVVDHFGRIDPALGIADPGFADLLGFGRGGRVWVKLSGAYRIGSGEAGRQTALQAAERLRGAFGARRLLWGSDWPHTQFETQASPAEARRDLDAWVPDPAERRIVLAETPAELFRFDR from the coding sequence ATGAACCGGCGCCGCTTCTGCCGCACCCTGCTCGCGGGCGGCGTCACGCTCGCGCTTCCGGCCCGCGGCCGCGCGGCCGGGCCCGGCTCCGCCGCCGACGGCGTGGCGGCGGTCGACACCCACGCCCACGTCTTCACCCGGTCCCTCACCCTCACGGGGGACCGCCGCTACGCCCCCGACTACGACGCGAGCATCGCCGACTACCGCGCCATGCTGGACCGGAACGGCATGGCCCGCGGCGTGCTGATCCAGCCGAGCTTCCTCGGTACCGACAACGGCTACATGGTCTCGGCCCTGCGGTCCGCGCCGGAGCGGCTGCGCGGCATCGCCGTGCTGGCCCCGGAGGCCGAGACCGCCGCGCTGCGCGACCTCGCCGGGCAGGGCGTCGTCGGCCTGCGCCTGAACCTGATCGGGCGGCCGGACCCGGACTTCGCCGGCCCGGTCTGGCGCGCCCACCTCGCGCGCGTGGCGGATCTCGGCTGGCAGATCGAGGTCCAGGCCGAGGCGCGGCGCCTCGCGCGGCTGCTGCCGCCGCTGGTCGAGGCGGGCGTCCCCGTCGTGGTCGACCATTTCGGCCGGATCGACCCGGCCCTCGGCATCGCCGATCCGGGCTTCGCCGACCTGCTCGGCTTCGGCCGCGGCGGCCGCGTCTGGGTCAAGCTGTCGGGCGCCTACCGCATCGGCAGCGGCGAGGCCGGCCGGCAGACGGCGCTGCAGGCCGCCGAGCGCCTGCGCGGCGCCTTCGGGGCGCGGCGCCTGCTCTGGGGCAGCGACTGGCCGCACACGCAGTTCGAGACCCAGGCCAGCCCCGCCGAGGCCCGGCGCGACCTCGACGCCTGGGTGCCGGACCCGGCCGAGCGCCGGATCGTCCTGGCCGAGACGCCCGCCGAACTCTTCCGCTTCGACCGCTAG
- a CDS encoding MFS transporter, which yields MATPTTPHAADAAAFESRTMRKVGLRLIPFLVLCYFIAYVDRVNVGFAALTMNHDLGLSAAAFGLGGGLFFVAYVLFEVPSNLAMERVGARIWIARIMITWGLVGIGSAFVTGPVSFATARFLLGAAEAGFFPGVILYLTYWFPKAYRARIVAMFMVAIPLSSFFGSPLSAALLTLDGAASLRGWQWLLIMEAVPAVLLGVAALALLPSRPAEATFLSPAERGWLTDRLEAERRAAEAGAGHHAHGLAAVWAVLASRQVWLLAVIYAGSSATSNTLSLWMPQILKGFGLSNLQTGLLNMIPFGIASVFMIVWGLRADRSGERIWSTALPLALTSVSFALTLLTGSLWMTLVLLSLVLLGNYAIKGPFFALATETLPPAQTAAGIAAINTLAHLGTGAITSLIGVLREQTGSFPVALLPLCALTGAGCALVFWIGRHRPRAAAVGAAPSAARG from the coding sequence ATGGCAACACCGACCACGCCACACGCGGCGGACGCGGCCGCCTTCGAGAGCCGAACGATGCGGAAGGTCGGCCTGCGCCTGATCCCCTTCCTCGTGCTCTGCTACTTCATCGCCTACGTCGACCGGGTGAATGTCGGCTTCGCGGCGCTGACCATGAACCACGATCTGGGTCTCTCCGCCGCGGCCTTCGGCCTGGGCGGCGGCCTGTTCTTCGTCGCCTACGTCCTGTTCGAGGTGCCGAGCAACCTCGCGATGGAGCGCGTCGGCGCGCGGATCTGGATCGCGCGGATCATGATCACCTGGGGGCTCGTCGGCATCGGCTCGGCCTTCGTCACCGGTCCGGTCAGCTTCGCCACCGCCCGCTTCCTGCTGGGCGCGGCCGAGGCCGGGTTCTTCCCGGGCGTGATCCTGTACCTGACCTACTGGTTCCCCAAGGCCTACCGGGCGCGGATCGTGGCGATGTTCATGGTCGCGATCCCGCTCTCCAGCTTCTTCGGCTCGCCGCTCTCGGCGGCGCTGCTCACCCTGGACGGCGCCGCGTCCCTGCGCGGCTGGCAGTGGCTGCTGATCATGGAGGCGGTCCCGGCCGTCCTGCTCGGCGTCGCCGCCCTCGCGCTGCTGCCGAGCCGGCCGGCCGAGGCGACCTTCCTGAGCCCGGCGGAGCGCGGCTGGCTGACGGACCGGCTGGAGGCCGAGCGGCGCGCCGCCGAGGCGGGCGCCGGGCACCACGCCCACGGCCTCGCGGCGGTCTGGGCGGTGCTCGCGAGCCGGCAGGTCTGGCTGCTGGCCGTGATCTACGCGGGCAGCTCGGCCACCAGCAACACGCTGTCGCTGTGGATGCCGCAGATCCTCAAGGGGTTCGGCCTCAGCAACCTGCAGACCGGCCTGCTGAACATGATCCCGTTCGGCATCGCCTCGGTCTTCATGATCGTCTGGGGCCTGCGGGCGGACCGCAGCGGCGAGCGGATCTGGAGCACGGCCCTGCCGCTGGCGCTGACCTCGGTGAGCTTCGCCCTGACGCTGCTGACCGGCTCGCTCTGGATGACGCTGGTCCTGCTCTCGCTGGTCCTGCTCGGCAACTACGCGATCAAGGGCCCGTTCTTCGCCCTGGCGACCGAGACGCTGCCGCCGGCCCAGACGGCCGCCGGCATCGCGGCGATCAACACCCTGGCGCATCTCGGCACCGGGGCGATCACCTCGCTGATCGGGGTGCTGCGCGAGCAGACCGGCAGCTTCCCCGTCGCCCTGCTCCCGCTCTGCGCCCTCACCGGCGCCGGCTGCGCCCTGGTCTTCTGGATCGGCCGGCACCGGCCGCGGGCAGCGGCCGTCGGGGCGGCCCCGTCGGCGGCGCGGGGCTGA
- a CDS encoding ABC transporter permease, whose translation MSGSIAAGVAPRAAAPSRKLPRPPWRIVLAGAAWLALAGVTLGLPEADDLPETAALGSGAAALGLALLVLAPAAGRLGTLGVRLRHGSPWLAALALALIAWEAVTAKLALLPMPFFPSPQAILEVFLDDWPKLGGSILNSLILLSGGYAIGAATGFVLGVAIGTFRAVGYWAHPVLRFVGPLPATAWLPLAFFVFPSSWSASTFLVALATGFPVTVLTWSGVAGVNKAYFDVARTLGASRGFLILRVAIPAALPHVFVGLFMGLGGSFAVLVVAEMLGVKSGLGWYLQWAQGWAAYANMYAALIVMALMCSSLITLLFRLRDRLLAWQKGLVQW comes from the coding sequence ATGTCCGGAAGCATCGCCGCCGGCGTCGCCCCGCGGGCCGCCGCCCCGTCCCGAAAGCTGCCGCGGCCGCCCTGGCGGATCGTCCTCGCGGGTGCCGCCTGGCTCGCCCTGGCCGGGGTGACCCTCGGCCTGCCCGAGGCCGACGACCTGCCCGAGACCGCGGCCCTCGGCTCCGGCGCGGCGGCGCTCGGCCTCGCCCTCCTGGTCCTCGCGCCCGCGGCCGGCCGCCTCGGCACCCTCGGGGTGCGGCTGCGGCACGGGAGCCCCTGGCTCGCGGCGCTGGCCCTGGCGCTGATCGCCTGGGAGGCGGTCACGGCGAAGCTCGCCCTGCTGCCGATGCCGTTCTTCCCCTCGCCCCAGGCGATCCTGGAGGTCTTCCTCGATGACTGGCCGAAGCTCGGCGGCAGCATCCTCAACTCCCTGATCCTGCTCTCCGGCGGCTACGCCATCGGGGCGGCGACCGGCTTCGTCCTGGGCGTCGCCATCGGCACCTTCCGGGCGGTGGGCTACTGGGCCCATCCGGTGCTGCGCTTCGTCGGGCCGCTGCCGGCCACGGCGTGGCTGCCCCTCGCCTTCTTCGTCTTCCCGTCTTCGTGGTCGGCCAGCACCTTCCTGGTGGCTCTGGCCACCGGCTTCCCGGTCACGGTGCTGACCTGGTCGGGCGTGGCGGGCGTCAACAAGGCCTATTTCGACGTGGCGCGGACGCTCGGCGCCTCGCGCGGCTTCCTGATCCTGCGCGTGGCGATCCCGGCGGCGCTGCCGCACGTCTTCGTCGGGCTGTTCATGGGGCTCGGCGGCTCCTTCGCGGTGCTGGTCGTCGCCGAGATGCTCGGCGTGAAGTCCGGCCTCGGCTGGTACCTCCAGTGGGCGCAGGGCTGGGCCGCCTACGCCAACATGTACGCGGCGCTGATCGTGATGGCGCTGATGTGCTCGTCCCTGATCACGCTGCTGTTCCGCCTGCGCGACCGCCTGCTCGCCTGGCAGAAGGGGCTGGTGCAATGGTAG
- a CDS encoding ABC transporter ATP-binding protein, with the protein MVAAATLERPEAGAAGARLTVESVSHAFAIRGAPLPVLDRVSLDVEPGGFVALLGPSGCGKSTLLRLVAGLEPPDQGAIRVDGDLVEGPDPSRLLVFQDPTLYPWRTVRGNVALGLEARGVGRSRAARVDRALGLVGLSGFADVYPHQLSGGMAQRAALARALVNEPRLLLLDEPLGKLDALTRLAMQAEILRLWQEKRFTALLVTHDVEEALVLAERVIVLSDRPAAIRAALPVAVPYPRHRDDPEIVRLRREILGILGQPA; encoded by the coding sequence ATGGTAGCCGCCGCGACCCTCGAACGCCCCGAAGCCGGCGCGGCCGGCGCCCGCCTGACGGTCGAGTCCGTCAGCCACGCCTTCGCGATCCGCGGCGCGCCCCTGCCGGTCCTCGACCGGGTGAGCCTCGACGTGGAGCCCGGCGGCTTCGTCGCGCTGCTCGGCCCCTCGGGCTGCGGCAAGTCCACCCTGCTGCGGCTCGTCGCCGGCCTGGAGCCGCCCGACCAGGGCGCGATCCGGGTCGACGGCGACCTCGTGGAGGGGCCGGACCCGTCCCGGCTCCTCGTCTTCCAGGACCCGACGCTCTATCCGTGGCGGACCGTGCGCGGCAACGTCGCCCTCGGGCTCGAGGCCCGCGGCGTCGGGCGGTCGCGGGCGGCCCGGGTCGACCGGGCGCTGGGGCTCGTCGGCCTGTCCGGCTTCGCGGATGTCTACCCGCACCAGCTCTCCGGCGGCATGGCGCAGCGGGCGGCCCTCGCCCGGGCGCTCGTCAACGAGCCGCGCCTGCTGCTCCTCGACGAGCCGCTCGGCAAGCTCGACGCCCTGACGCGGCTGGCCATGCAGGCCGAGATCCTGCGGCTCTGGCAGGAGAAGCGCTTCACCGCGCTCCTCGTCACCCACGACGTCGAGGAGGCGCTGGTCCTGGCCGAGCGCGTGATCGTGCTCTCCGACCGCCCGGCCGCGATCCGGGCCGCGCTGCCGGTCGCGGTGCCCTATCCGCGCCACCGCGACGATCCCGAGATCGTGCGGCTGCGCCGGGAGATCCTGGGAATCCTCGGCCAGCCGGCCTGA
- a CDS encoding ABC transporter substrate-binding protein: MTDAPSRPGSPSSASSPSRRRLLQVGAAAAALPLGLGMGTGRAWAPGPGAPFDPGPLCRPAAAEAPAGPLRTVKLAWNATAICTAAAPLAKEQGIFARHGLDVEFVNFGGSTEALLEAIATGKADAGIGMALRWLKPLEQGFDVKITAGLHGGCLRLLSARSSGIADIAGLKGKTIAISDQASPAKNFFGLLLAKAGIDPESGVEWRQYPADLLNLAVEKGEAQALADSDPRTWIWLKDPRFTEVATNLSGEYASRTCCVVAARGSLIRNDRAVARALTRAILEGGHAVHRDPEAAARAFSGYGGKGSIADLAAMLRSQQHGDSPVGGDLRQQLALYGDELKQVNVLRRSTDTAKFAERIYADVLS; the protein is encoded by the coding sequence ATGACCGACGCGCCCTCCCGACCGGGCAGCCCCTCCTCCGCCTCCTCGCCCTCCCGGCGGCGCCTGCTGCAGGTCGGCGCCGCGGCCGCGGCCCTGCCGCTCGGCCTCGGCATGGGCACCGGCCGCGCCTGGGCGCCCGGCCCGGGAGCGCCGTTCGATCCCGGCCCGCTCTGCCGGCCCGCCGCCGCGGAGGCGCCCGCGGGCCCACTCCGGACCGTGAAGCTGGCCTGGAACGCCACGGCCATCTGCACGGCGGCCGCGCCGCTCGCCAAGGAGCAGGGGATCTTCGCCCGGCACGGCCTCGACGTGGAGTTCGTCAATTTCGGCGGCTCGACCGAGGCCCTGCTGGAGGCGATTGCCACGGGCAAGGCCGATGCCGGGATCGGCATGGCCCTGCGCTGGCTCAAGCCCCTGGAGCAGGGCTTCGACGTGAAGATCACCGCGGGGCTGCACGGCGGCTGCCTGCGGCTGCTCAGCGCCAGATCCTCCGGCATCGCCGACATCGCCGGGCTGAAGGGCAAGACCATCGCGATCAGCGACCAGGCGAGCCCGGCCAAGAACTTCTTCGGCCTGCTGCTCGCCAAGGCGGGGATCGACCCGGAGAGCGGGGTGGAGTGGCGGCAGTACCCGGCCGACCTGCTCAACCTCGCGGTGGAGAAGGGCGAGGCGCAGGCGCTGGCCGATTCCGACCCGCGGACTTGGATCTGGCTGAAGGACCCGCGCTTCACCGAGGTCGCCACCAACCTGTCCGGAGAATACGCCAGCCGGACCTGCTGCGTCGTGGCGGCCCGCGGCAGCCTGATCCGGAACGACCGCGCGGTGGCGCGCGCGCTGACCCGGGCGATCCTGGAGGGTGGCCACGCCGTCCACCGGGATCCCGAGGCGGCGGCCCGGGCGTTCTCCGGCTACGGCGGCAAGGGCTCGATCGCGGATCTCGCCGCGATGCTGCGCAGCCAGCAGCACGGCGATAGCCCGGTCGGCGGGGATCTCAGGCAGCAGCTCGCGCTCTACGGGGACGAGCTGAAGCAGGTGAACGTCCTGCGGCGATCCACCGACACGGCGAAGTTCGCCGAGCGGATCTACGCCGACGTGCTGAGCTGA
- a CDS encoding GntR family transcriptional regulator, which yields MTATSAPQPDLRLPLYQRLRDEIAFQIASNVWRSGEPIPTEAELAATHRVAIGTVRKAIDVLVADGLVERQQGRGTFVRRPRFDRSLFRFFRHLGPDGTQAVPEGRILSREARPAPAAAREALGLDARGAAIRLIRTRHLQGRPILSEAIWLPAARFAPILTAPLTEIGDLLYPAYERLCGEIVARAEETLTVGIADATDAERLEIADGDPVVVIERLAFGFDARPIEWRVTRGAAKDFRYHVDIR from the coding sequence ATGACCGCAACGTCCGCGCCGCAGCCCGATCTCCGTCTGCCGCTCTATCAGCGCCTGCGGGACGAGATCGCCTTCCAGATCGCCAGCAACGTCTGGCGCTCGGGCGAGCCGATCCCCACGGAGGCGGAGCTGGCGGCGACCCACCGGGTCGCCATCGGCACCGTGCGCAAGGCGATCGACGTCCTCGTCGCCGACGGCCTCGTCGAGCGTCAGCAGGGCCGCGGCACCTTCGTGCGGCGGCCGCGCTTCGACCGGTCCCTGTTCCGGTTCTTCCGGCATCTCGGGCCGGACGGCACGCAGGCGGTGCCGGAGGGGCGGATCCTGTCGCGCGAGGCCCGTCCGGCCCCCGCGGCCGCACGCGAGGCCCTCGGTCTCGACGCGCGCGGCGCGGCGATCCGCCTGATCCGGACGCGCCACCTGCAGGGCCGCCCGATCCTGTCCGAGGCGATCTGGCTGCCGGCCGCACGGTTCGCACCGATCCTGACCGCCCCGCTGACGGAGATCGGCGACCTCCTCTACCCCGCCTACGAGCGCCTCTGCGGCGAGATCGTCGCCCGCGCCGAGGAGACCCTGACCGTCGGCATCGCCGACGCGACCGACGCCGAGCGCCTCGAGATCGCGGACGGAGACCCGGTCGTGGTCATCGAGCGCCTCGCCTTCGGCTTCGACGCCCGCCCGATCGAGTGGCGCGTGACCCGCGGTGCGGCCAAGGACTTCCGGTATCACGTCGACATCCGCTGA